Genomic window (Ruminococcus flavefaciens AE3010):
TCCACATGGGGCGCCTGTAGACGTCAACACCGCTTACGGTCTGCTCGTCGGTCTCTGTGAATTTTACTGATGGGGTATTTGCAATATTGAATTTTCTTTCGCTCATTCTGAACACCTTTTCTTTTTCTTCTGCGTCACTTGGCGGAAATTCCGCTGAAAGTCTGTCTATGACGCTCTGATCGGTGTTTTCGAGAATATCGAATTCGTTTTTTTCGTTCATAACATCACCTTCCCTCGCCGATATCCGTAAGTATCTTTCTCAGCTTATCCATAGCGCGGCTGAGCCTTTTCCTCACCGCTTCGGGCTTAATGCCTACTGTATCGGCAATTTCTGCGGATTTTCTTCCGTAATAATATTTCTGCATTATTATGGAGCTGTCGGGCTCGCCGAGAGACTTCACCGCGTCAAGAAGCGCGTGGCAGGTCTCGGCTTTTTCGGCAAGCTCGCTGACATTTTCAGGAGAGGACAGCTGTACAGCCTCCTCGCCGTCCATAGGGACCGTATCCACCGACCTTGCACGTATCCTGCGGAACATATCCACAGCCCTGTTCCTTGCTATAGCGGCTATAAAGCCTTTGATATCACCGCTGTACTTATTATCGGTGCTGTAGTGCAGGAATACGTCGCTGAAAACATCGCTGACGCATTCGTCAATATCCTCCCGCGAAGCCGAGCTTCTCAGACGATTGAAAACTATTGTGTAGACGTAATTGTAGTATTCGTCGAAAATAAGCCTGTGAGCTTTTTGCGGAGAGCTTTTCAGGAGCTCCCTTGCCTGCTGGTCGGTCATTGTATCCCTCCGTTTATGATGAATTGCTGATGAAGCTTTCAAATGCATTTGTCACGCTCTGTAGTGTATACTCGCAAAAGAAAGAAGAACTGTGACCATGATAACATATTTCAAAAATAAAAGCAACGCTTTGTTCTCGGCTTGTTAATATTAATGTAATGCTAAAGTCACAATATATATTCGTTTTGTACACCTCAATGGGTAAAAAGCAAGGATTTTGCTATGAGAATATTTTGCTTTATGAATAAAAGATGTTTTTCTCAGTTTTTTATATCAAAATAATGCCAAAAATATTCAAAAAGTGCTTGTATATTTCAAAAGGCTGTGATATAATGTAGAAAAGGTAACCAAATTTGGGGTTACAGGAGGATATTAAAATGAAAATTGGATTTATAGGTGCAGGGAAAGTAGGCTTTTCCCTCGGCAGGTACTTTGCTGAGAACGGTATCTTTATCACAGGATACTTCAGCAGAGTGCTGCAGTCTGCGACTGAGGCTGCAAGATTTACGAAGAGCCGTGCTTACGACAGTATGGCAGAGCTCGTGACTGACAGTGATGTCATTTTCCTTACGGTGCCTGACGACGCCATAAAAGAGGTGTACGATCAGGTAAAGGCTTTTGGCATAAGCGGCAAGCAGATATGCCATTGCAGCGGAGCTATGTCCGTTTCCGATGCTTTTCCCGATATTGCAAGATACGGCGCCAGCGGCTTCTCAATACACCCGCTTTTCCCAATAAGCAGTAAGTATGACTCCTTCAAGGAGCTGGGCAAGGCGTTTTTCTGCATTGAGGGCAGCGACGAGTTTATCGGCGTCTGGGACGAACTGCTGCGCAAAATGGGCAACGGTACCAAGATGATCTCAAGCGAAAATAAGGCGCAGTACAATGCAGCCTGTGCTATTTCAAGCAATCTTGTCTGTGCACTTGCAGCAGAGAGCCTTTCGCTTATGGAGAAGTGCGGCTTCTCACAGACGGAAGCGCTGAAAGCTTTTCAGCCTCTGGTCATGAGCCATATCAAGCGTATCCTTGCAGTAGGTCCTGTGGAAGCATTGTCAGGTCCCGTGGAGCGCAACGACGTGGGTACTATAAGAAAGCATATCGAATGCATGGAAAGTGATACCGACAAGAGCATGTACAAGGCTGTGTCCATGAAGCTCATAGACGTGGCTCAGCAGAAAAACAACGGAGCAGATTATTCGGATATGATAAGAGCTCTGAGATGATCTGCAAAATATGAACAGAAAGATAAAAGCTCCGCTTCTGCGGAGCTTTTTGCTGTATATTCAGTTTATGCCGAGGAGCTGGTTCTGTATCGCCTGAGCGTCGCCCACTGTTATGCCGTCGCCGTTCATGTCGGCGTTGTAGCAGCCCTGTGCCGAGAGCTTATACTTATCGGGATTTGCCAGAGACTGCATGATGAGTACTACATCTGACATATCCGTCTGCTTGTCGCAGTTTGCGTCGCCTGATACGGAGCCATACAGGTCTATTTCCGAACCTGTCATCTGTACGTCAGCTGATTCTGCCATACACCACATACATTTTACTCCTGCAGCATTGGTTATTTTGCTTGCCACAGCAATTTCTTCGAGGAATGTCATTTCTGTATCCATAACAACAGCTAAAGTCTCGTCATCAATTTCTTCTATGTGACAGGGGAGATCGTTTTCGTCGATAGCTGCCTGTATTTCAGCTTTTTTATCATTGACTCTCCTATATGTTGTAAAATGCTGACGCCTTTTGCCGTTAGCGCCTTCTCTCCAGCTGTACTGAGGATAGCCCATTGTGTAATATGCCTCGTGGTAATCGAAACCGATAATATCATCTTTGACAGCGGCATATAATTCCTGAGCCTTTTCTAAAGGTATAGCCTCGCCTGTATTCTTTATGACATGGATATTCTTTACTTGGTTAATATTATTGAGGTTTGAAGTACATACAGCTTGGGCTTCGGGACAGATAGTTTTTACTGCTTCATATACCTTTGACTCGCCTTCTGTGCCAAACACCGAAATAACGATATAAGGTGCTATATGTTTTACTGCTATTACTCTGCCCAATTCGTTTACATAGTAGACACTGCCTGATCTTATTGAATATTCCTGAACTTCAATTGCGCTTGGGTCTTCTACCTTTGAATAAGGATAGCCGTTGCCCTCAAGTAATTCTGCGAACTGTTCCTCAGGTGTAATGGTAAGAATAGCATTTGCTGTGAGACTTACGGACAGCGCTGCGGTCATTACCGCCGACATCAAAGCGGCGATTATTCTTTTAGCTTTTTTCATAATATCAACTCCTTTTTACTATGCAAGGCGGTCTTTTTATCCCTTTCAATTTATTAGTACCATTTTTCAGTGGGATTTCTCACATATTTCAAATATTTTTTTCTTTTTACAAAAAACGCTCTCCGAGTGGAGAGCGTAAATGTTATTATACAGCCTGATCGGGAACTATTATAGCTCCGTTGAGGCTGAGATTTCTCAGGAATATGAGACGAGCCTTGTCGATACATTCGGGCTTTACCATGTAGTAGAGGTAGTGCTCCATAAGGTTGAACATATCGAATGTGCGTCCCTCTATCTTGAACTGGCTGAAGCCCATAGGCACGTACTTGTTCCAGATATCGTCGGGAGTAATATGATTTGCAAGCCCCTTTACGTCGAAAAGGCTCCTGTGCTCGCACTTGCACTCGAATACAGCCTTTGCCTCGGGGTGAGAAGCTGCGAACTTTGCAGAATCAAATGGCGCATTCGGGTACTTCCTTACGTGATTTGCGTAGGCTATCTGCTCCAGACCTATCATCTGATAGTGGAGCGAACGGTTGGGACAGACAGGATTGCAGCAGGCATTCACCAGTATCTCGCACTTGTCCTTGTTGGGTATCTTTTCGAGAACATCGAATTTATTGTTGAGGTCGTAGTCCAGCACAACTATGTGGTAGTCCTTTTCCACCTCGCTGTAGAGAGTATCGGGATCTGTTATGCGCTTGCAGGTGGAGCTTGTCAGCTTATAGTTTGGGTAGGTCTTGCGTATGTAGTCCTCAAGAACGGGGGACATGACTATGCACTCGTTCAAGCCGTTGTCGGCTATATGCATTACCATGTTGCAGAACTCGTCGCTGAGGTGCTTTTTCTCTATCATAGGATTGGTAAAGGTAAAGCGGAGGGGTATGCCCTTTTTGTTGAAGTAGCCTGTAACGCCCTTTACGAAGTCCTTCTGGCACATACCGTGGACTACACGTCCGCCGTTCCATAAGGACGGTGGGAACACGCCGTATATCGAAGCTATCTCAACGCCCTCGCGGAAGAGCTCGGGACTGTTTTCCAGCATAGTGAGAAATACAACGTTGAATTTGAACATTCTTGCAAAATCAGGCAGGTGAAATCTTACCTTCATGGTCATCCTCCTAAAAGCGCACTGCGCAGAAATTATAATTGTATTATAACACAGATTCTGCTTAAAATCAACCAATGAGAGAAAAACAGCAAGATTTGCGCAGTTTAGTGAGTAGAAAGTAGAGAGTAGTAGGGGCGGATATTATCCGCCCGAAGTGTAGAGGACGGCGTCCCGCCGCCCCGCCAATAACCGTAAAACTACAAATGGCATTCTGTAGGGGCTGCCTTTGGGCGTCCGCAGGTTTCTATGAAATTAAGACGGGCCGCCAAAGGCGGCCCTACAATGGTTATTTTGATGTTAGTGCCGTAAGCGAAGTACGATTATCGGCGTTGTTAAGAGTGAGCGAGTTTACAAGCGTCAACGTGGCAAGCGGTCGAGCTGGCTCAGCTCGAAAAAGAGCGCCGCAAAAATGTGCTTTGCGGCGCTTTCCTTACATCATTGTTATCCGCACTTTTACCGAGCGTGCAGATACAAGGGTAAAAGAGGATAAAGGGGATTGGGATTGGATCGAAGTGACCTGTCTTTTTGGGGAATACCTTTTCAGGCAAAGACAAGTTTATGTTGAACAGTCAGAGACTGATCATTCCTCAACTGTTTCAGCAGCTGCTTCTGTAGCAGCCTCTGTTGTTGCCTCAGCTGCAGCAGCCTCAGCAGCCTTGAGAGCCTCTCTCTCCTTAGGTCCAAGTGGCTTCTCGTGCTCAGCAGGTCCCTTAGGAGCCTCAGGAGCAACAGGAGGTGTAGGAGGTGTAGGAGGAACTGGCTTCTCGCCGTCCTCAGGAGCTACAGGAGGTGCAGGTGGCTCTGGCTTCTCGCCGTCCTCAGGAGCTACAGGAGGTGCAGGCGGCTCCGGCTTCTCAGCGTTCTCGTCGATAACGGGAGCTACAGGAGCCTCAGGCTTAACGTGCTGGAAGTGTACGTCAGCGTGAACGTCCTTAGCTTTCATGATCTTTTCCTTAGTAGCATCGTCGATGAAATCGATCTTGCTTATATCAATAGAATCCTTGAACTGCATGAAGAGATCTGTGAGCTCGAGGTGAACAGGTCCGAGAGGCTTTGCAGGCTTCTCAGCATCGTCCTTAACTTCCTCAGCCTCAGCCTCTGTTACAGCCTCAGCGTCCTCAGCCTCAACAACGGGAGCTGTGGGCTTCTCGTTCTCGTGGAAGTGAACGTCAACCTTCTCGATAAGATCCCAGTTCTCGATGATCGTATCGTTGAGGATCTCGATGTTGTTGTCCTCGATAAATGTACGAATCTGGTCGATAAGATCTGTAACATCAAGGATAACAGGAGGAGCGGGTGGCTCAGGCTTCTCACCGTCTTCAAGCTCAGCGGGAGCTACAGGCGGCTCAGGCTTCTCGCCATCTTCGAGTACAGGAGCCTCAGACTCTTCTGCTTCTGTTACTTCTTCTTCAACTGCTGCAGCTGTTGTAGCTGCTTCTTCTGTTGTTTCTGCTGCGAAAGCGTTGAAGCTTCCTGCTGATGCCATCATTGACATTGCAGCCAGTGCAGCAAAAATGCGCTTTTTGCTTCTCATTGTAATTACTCCTTTTTTACGGACGGAAGCGTCCTTTTATTTTACTCCGAATGGAGCATTTGACTTAGTGCGAACCTTTTTACTTGTTCGCCTTATGTTAACAGTTTACGGAGCATGAAATAAAAAAGCGGGGTATGCTGAAAATTTTTTCAAAAAAATTTTTTTGCTTCGGAAAATACTGTATTTTCGGGACAAATAAAAAGAGCACTGCTTGTGCTGTGCAGTGCTCTTTCCCCGTCTGAACGACCGTTAAAGAGGAATGTGAGGTCAGACGGTTCTATGAAGGATCTCATGCTTTCTATTTTTCTTGAGGTTTGGGAAGGGGAACAGGAAGTGGAGGGGTAGGGACTTTTTCTGCTTCGTTCAGTGCTTCGCGAGCAGGTCCTGTATTCTTATCCTCTTCGGGAGCAGGGGGCTCGGGAAGAGGAGCAAGAGCTTTGTATGGTGTTATATCTGAGAATTTGATCGCATCTAAAGCTGCCTTTTCCTGTTTGAGCTTTTCTTCCGGAGCGGCAGGTGCAGGCGGAGCTGCAACACCCTCATCGGGCTTAGGCGGTTCTGCCTTTTCGTCAGGCTTGGGAGCTGCTGCGCCCTCATCAGGCTTAGGCGGCTCGGGAGCATTTGGCTGTGCAGGAGGTGCAGGCGGAGCTGCGGGAGTTACCTGTGGAGCCGTGTTATTGTTTGCCGCAGGCGGAGCTGCAGGTGCGGGCTGATCGGCTTCCGCAGGCTTTGGCGGCTCGGGAGCTGCTGTGTCCTGAGGAGGCTTTGGCGGATCGGGCTTTTGGGTATCCTTTGCGGGATCAGCCTTTGGAGGCTCGGGAGCTTCCTTTTCATGAGGCTTGCTGCCGTCAAGCTCCTGTACCTTGACCTTTACATCGGGGATACCCGTGATGAGGTCTGATTTATAGGAGTAGTAATCAGCGGAATTATCTGCCTTGATATAGATATCAACGGTGTCTCCGCTTTCTATATAGCCTTTGTCCTTTTCGATATCAATGATATCGTTTGCGGCGGTGAGCATATCCTTGCCTTTGCCGTCGTAGTTTGTAAGTATTTCGTCGCTCTCGGCATTATCGGTGCTGATGCTGAGCACCTTGCCCTTTTTGTTGAGCTCCATTCGTACATTAGCCTCTGACGAGATAAGTACGGTGGAGTGAGCCTTGTAATTGCCCGAGTAATAGAAAGCTCCTGCGGACACTGCTACAGTGAGACAGGCAGCGGCTGCAACAAATTTAGAAATATGCATGCTTATCCTGCTGCGGGCTTCTGTCTCGGCGTTCATCAGAACGGGATCTGTGACAGTCTGTCCCACCTTGTAGCGGAGGTTTGCCGCCTGTACGAAGCGTGATTCCTCGTCCATAAGGACTGCATAGCCCTCGTGACATTCCATGACCATATATTTCATTTGTTTTCACCACCTTTTAGTACCTGCATTATGTGACCGCGCATTATCTCGTAGCCGTTTGTGCATATGAGAAGCACCGCCACAAGATAGCGTCTGTGTCTTTCAAGAGACTTTCTCTCCACATTTGCGCCGTCGGCAATCTTTGCCAGCGGAACGCGCTTTGTTCTGAGAAAGTCCTCCAGTATTTCGGGATTGTTTCTTGCATACTGAACAGCCTTCTGGCATATTTCAAGAGTACGGCGCTGTCTGGGAGAATTCTCCGCAACGTCGGTCATTGAAACACCGAAGTCCTGCATCTGAGCTGAAAGCTCGTTGATTTCCTGTTGTGTTGCTTCTCTTAGTTCGTTTTCTTGGTACTTATCGTGTTCGTCGCGTATTGTATCTTTCAGGTCCGGCTTGTCGTCGTCGGAAACGTCCAGTGATATCTGTCCCTTATTTCTTCTTTCTTTTCTATAGTTATCTATCAGGCGGTTCTTTATCTGCAAGGCTGCAAATTTGAGGAAGGAACCGCGGAGCTTGGAATAGTTGCGGATAGATTCGTAAAAAGCGAACATAGCTATACTCAGCTCGTCATCGCTCTTATCTGGCGGACGGTTGAGAAATTTGGCTGTTTCGGACTTGATAAATGGCATATAAGCTTCGATGAGCTCATCTGCCGCGTGGCTGTCTTTTTTAGCCTTATAGACCTGGGATATGATTTGATGCGCATCAGAATTCATATGTGCCACCCCCAATGTAATAATAGTATACGCACAAAATGTTATGAGAACGGGGTATCTGCTGAAAAAATTTCAGCCGTTAGCCATTAGCCCTTAGCCGCTAGCTTGTAGGGACGGCCATTGGTCGTCCGTGTTGTGCTTTAGGAAGTATATTTGCGGACGCGCAATGCGCGTCCCTACAATGTGTCATTTGAATTTTTACGGATTATTGGCGGGCGAACGCTGTTCGCCCCTACAAACTACTCTCTACTTTCTACTCACTGCATTGATTCAGAAAAAGCCATAAAGATGCGGGGGCTTCTTTATGGCTGTGATAGATTTCTGATTATTTTGCTGAGTTTTCCTCGTCCTGATGACGTATCTGGGCACGCTTTATCTTGCCGCCGAGAGTTTTCGGAAGCTCCTTGACGTACTCGATAACACGGGGATACTTGTAGGGAGCAGTTTCACGCTTAACGTGATCCTGAAGCTCCTTTGTGAGCTCTGGCGAGGGAGTATAGCCCTCAGCAAGAACTACTGTAGCCTTTACTACCTGACCTCTTATGGGGTCGGGAGCGCCTGTGATAGCGGACTCAACTACGGCAGGGTGGGTGAGGAGAGCGCTCTCTACCTCGAATGGTCCTATACGGTAGCCCGAGCACTTGATAACGTCGTCGTTTCTTCCTACGAACCAGTAATAGCCCTTGGAATCGCGCCATGCAACGTCGCCTGTGTCGTAATTCTTGCCGCCGAGAACTGCCTCTGTCAGCTCGGGGTTCTTGTAATAGCCGCAGAACAGACCTGTTGGGTGTTCCTTGTCTATGCCGCATACCATGATGCTGCCCTCTTCACCGTCATCAGCCTCTGAGCCGTCAGCGCGGAGGAGGTGGATATTGTAAAGAGGTGAAGGCTTTCCTGTTGAGCCGGGCTTAGGGTCTATCCACGGGAAGTTTGCAATAAGTACTGTACCCTCTGTCTGACCGAAGCCCTCGCGCATCTTCTTGCCTGTGAGCTCGTAGATACGGTTGAATACCTCGGGGTTGAGGGGCTCGCCTGCGTTGCAGAAGTTCTGTATGGAGGAGAGGTCGTACTTGGTCATATCCTCCTGAAGCATGAATCTGTACATTGTAGGCGGAGCGCAGAATGTGGTCAGTTTGTAGTGGCTGATTACCTCAAGGATATCCTTGGCGTTGAATCTGCCTGTGAAGTCGTATGCAAACTGGATAGCGCCGCATATCCACTGTCCGTATATCTTGCCCCAGCCGAACTTAGCCCAGCCTGAGTCGGATATGGACATGTGGAGCTTGTTCTCCTGTACCTGATGCCAGTATTTAGCGGTAACTATGTGACCTAATGGGTGTGCGAAGTTATGACATACCATCTTGGGCATACCTGTTGAGCCCGATGTGAAGTATATGAGCATGGTGTCGGTAGCCTTTGTAGCCTCTGCACCTGTGGGACGCTCAAAGGTATCGGGATACTTTGCGATCTCGTCCTCGAAGTAGTCCCAGCCCTCGCGGGGCTCTGCAACTGCTATCTTCTTGCGGAGAGTCTTTATCTCGGGAGCAGCTGCGTCTATCTGTCCGCGTATGTATTCGTCGTCGCAGGCAATGATAGCGGATATCTCAGCCATATTGCCGCGGTAAGCGATATCATGTGTGGTGAAAAGCAGGTTTCCGGGGATAAGTATAATGCCCAGCTTGTGAAGAGCGGTAGCTATTACCCAGTACTCCCAGCGGCGGCGGAGTATGAGAAGTACTACATCGCCCTTTTTGAGACCCAGACTGCGGAAATAGTGGCAGGTCTTGTTTGAAAGCTTAGAAATATCGGTAAATGTGAACGTTTTCTCCTGCTTGTCGTGACTGAGCCATACAAGAGCCTTTTTCTCGGGCTCCTGCTTTGCCCATTCGTCAACGATGTCCCAGCCGAAGTTGAAATCCTCGGGAACGTTTACACGGTAATTTTCCTTGAAATCCTCATATGAGTCAAACTCTATACGGGGAAGATATCGGTCTAAAAGCATGATTATAAGAACTCCTTTTTATTTGCCCAAAAGCGGCTTTTATTCAGCGATCATTGTGAGGAATCTTGCCTTGCTGTCACCTACGCAGCGCTGTCCGTGGAGATATGTGGGGTTGAAGTATATGGAATCGCCCTCGTTGAGGATTATCTCCTGATCTTCAAATGTAACAGCTATACTGCCCTTGAGCACAAGGTTGAACTCCTGTCCCGAGTGGCTGACCAGCTTTGCGGGCTCGTCTGAGGGTTCAAGTGTAACAAGAAGCGGCTGCATCACCTTATCGGCATAGCGGAAAGCGAGATCCTTGAAGCGGTAGCCGGGATAGCGGCTTATGCTTCTGCCCTTACCGCGGCGGACGACCTGGAAAGTGTCGATACGGCTGGGTTCGCCTGTGACGAGCTCATTGAAATCGACTCCGAATTTGTTTGCAATCTCATAGATGACGCTTATAGGAAAGTCACCGTTTTCTTCATAGCCTGCATACTGCTGGACTGATAGACCAAGCTCCTCTGCAAGCTTTTCCTGTGTGTAGTCGCACACCTCACGCAGCTCACGGATACGTGCTGCGATCTCGTTAATGGTTTCCATAGCGCAACCTCCTCTTTATTTATATTAATACATTAGACTGTACAAATTTAATGATAGCACATTTTGGAACAGCTTGTCAAGATGTAAGGAAATTTTGGCAAAAAAAACACTTCCACAAAGGGGAAGTGTTTTGTGCTTTTTGCTCATTCACGTTTGAGGGTAGCTTTTGCAAGCTGGCAGTATTTTGCCTTTCCCTCCATGTAGGTCTCAAATGTACCCGTAACGGTAATAAGGGCGTTTTCGGGAGGATAGTCGCTGTAGCCGCTGCCCATATCGAATTCCATTCCCTGCTGACAGCAGGCGGTGGCGTCGGAGATGAGCACCGAATAATAGGTCTTGCCGGTGGATTCGTCCTTATACTCGTTGAAGTTGCCTGTTACCTTGACGGTCTTTCCCACATAGTCGTCGGGAGCCATCATCATGCTGTAAACAGTGCTGTAGACCATGGTACTGCTCATTTTTGTAAGGTCGATGTCAAACTCGTCCGAGGAGCTGTTTTTCGTGCTCTCGGAGCTGCTGCCCGAGCTCTGCTGACTATTGCCGCAGCCGAAGAAAAGGGCTGTGCATAAGCATAAAATAACGGCTACTGCAATTTTTTTCATTTATTTTCCTCTCCTTAATATGAATGAAGTGAGACAGAATATGAAAAATACGATTATATCTGCCGAAACGATAGTAGAGCCCACAGGAGTACCTGCAAGTATGGAGATTATGATGCCGAAGAATGCGCAGAGCACAGATATTATCACCGAGCAGATGATAACGCTGCGGAAGCTCTTGAAAACGCGCATGGCCGACAGTGCAGGGAAGATTATCAGCGCGGATATGAGCAGTGAGCCCACGAAGTTCATAGCAATGACGATTATCATGGCTATGACAACTGCGATGAGCAGATTGTAAAGGTCCGAGCGTATGCCCGTAGCCTTTGCGAAGCTCTCGTCAAAGGTGACGGCGAATATCTTATTGTAGAATATGAGGAACACTGCGATAACTATTACCGACATTCCCACGCATATCCACACATCTGAAAGAGTCAGGGTAAGTATTGCCGTTGAGCCGAAGAGGGTACTGCACACATCGGCGGTGACATTGCCCGAGGTGCGTCCGCTGCCGCTCTGAGCGGCAATGTTCATGAGCATATAGCCCAGTGCCAGAGCTCCCACGGATATCATGGCGATAGCGGCGTCGCCCTTTATCTTGGTATTGCTGCCGGTTCTCAGCAGGAGCACCGCAGAGCATACAGTAACGGGCATGATGATGAGCATATTGTTTGTGACTCCCGTAATAGTAGCTACAGCCATAGCGCCGAAGGCTACGTGTGAGAGTCCGTCGCCGATGAATGAGAAGCGCTTCATTACCAGTGTTACGCCCAAAAGCGAGGAGCACAGTGCGATAAGAAGTCCCACTATAAGAGCATACCGCACGGTGGGCATTGCGAAGTATCTGCCAAGCTCCGAGAACATATCACTCATCCTCCTCACCTCCCATAACAGAGAGGAAAGCCTGACCTATCTTGCTGGTCATGTAGTCCTCTTTCGTGCCGAAGAACAGCTGTTTTCCGCCGATATGGAGTATATGTGACGCATATCTCACAGCGGCGTTCATATCGTGTGAGACCATGATAACGGTTATGTTGTCCTTTTTGTTGAGACCCGCTATGAGCTCGTACATCTCGTTGGTAGCCTTTGGGTCGAGACCTGTTACGGGCTCGTCAAGGAGTATCATCTTCCTTGCGGCGCAGAGGGCTCTTGCAAGGAGCACACGCTGCTGCTGACCGCCCGAGAGCTCCCTGTAGCAGCGCTTGGTGAGGGGCTCTATCTCAAGCCTGCGCATCATGTCGTGGGCAAGCTTTTTTTCCTCTTTGCTGTAAAACGGACGAAGTCCGCAGCGGTTCATACAGCCTGAGAGGACTATCTCGCGCACGGAGGCGGGGAAGTCCCTCTGCACCATAGTCTGCTGCGGAAGGTATCCTATCTCATTTTTGCCCATGCCGCCGCAGAGCTCGATGCTGCCGCTGACGGGAGGCTTCAGTCCGAGAAGAGCCTTTATCAGCGTGCTCTTTCCCGAGCCGTTCTCACCGACGATACATAGGTAATCGCCGCTGCTGACGGTGAAGTTCAGATTTTTGGCGATAACGTCGCCCTCATAGCCGAGAGAGACATTCTCGCATTTAAGCAGTGCACTCATTTATCAAGCACCCTCTTCAAAGTTTCAAGATTTTCGTTCATAAGGGAAATATATGCGGCTCCGCTGTTTATGTCCTTTGCTGTTACGGACTGGAGCGAATTGAGCTTTTCGATCGATATGTCCTTTTTCTTTGAATTGGCGATTATGGACTTTGCAATGGAATCGTCTGAGTTTTCGATGATGAAAACTGTATCAAGGCCGAGCTCGTTCACCTTTTCGGAAAGCTTTGCGATAGTCTCGAAGCTTGCGGCAGTTTCTGCTGAGCAGCCCACGAATGCTGCGTAATAGTCGATGCCGTAGTCGTCAACCAGATAGCGG
Coding sequences:
- a CDS encoding metal ABC transporter ATP-binding protein, coding for MSALLKCENVSLGYEGDVIAKNLNFTVSSGDYLCIVGENGSGKSTLIKALLGLKPPVSGSIELCGGMGKNEIGYLPQQTMVQRDFPASVREIVLSGCMNRCGLRPFYSKEEKKLAHDMMRRLEIEPLTKRCYRELSGGQQQRVLLARALCAARKMILLDEPVTGLDPKATNEMYELIAGLNKKDNITVIMVSHDMNAAVRYASHILHIGGKQLFFGTKEDYMTSKIGQAFLSVMGGEEDE